A window of the Osmia lignaria lignaria isolate PbOS001 chromosome 2, iyOsmLign1, whole genome shotgun sequence genome harbors these coding sequences:
- the LOC117606951 gene encoding dynein axonemal assembly factor 4 isoform X2, which yields MPSINIKDYNWRQNSEFLILNVPIRGHPRKVDLFVIDNYAKISFPPFILELFLWANVVEKESKCTITDQEAILTLRKTNIGLEWPTLEIQNIDKEFKRECRNRALEQAQKVAEDNNKLKREKRQHLQREAVREQININTATLNKIDAVRNAHRKEAMQQFEEWRSKAELPLLSNVEGEIQENRKAYKPPLKWFKDNDNTLRSRPMTTEEIFNNNSSSKEFESTIKEERNNEKKIVEIQSEIETSNSNVKTKTLIKENSSFNDANCSNEDSESDYELRSNSKKMDKDVSNKFYTKKKRPGLESVKAAIEGRLVRKSSIFEEPSKSVPLPRRNGTINVTFSERAFPTPARESHHLEEQEWLQKQAEARRKIGFDTKDLRSEERDPQWLKDKGDEFFKVGNYLGAISAYSYGIQISDKMVSLYVNRSAAHYALGNYCRCIEDCSKALELMEPKCESNRESRARCHARRGAALCKLSSPQHGIPELEAALKLTPDNESIKRDVLAAKQYFQLKD from the exons ATGCCgagtataaatattaaagactACAATTGGCGGCAAAATTCAGAGTTCCTGATATTAAACGTACCTATAAGAGGCCATCCAAGAAAAGTGGATTTGTTCGTGATTGATAATTATGCGAAG ATAAGCTTTCCACCGTTCATATTGGAACTGTTTCTATGGGCTAATGTTGTTGAGAAGGAAAGTAAGTGCACCATAACCGATCAAGAGGCAATACTTACTCTGCGCAAGACAAATATCGGCTTAGAATGGCCCACTCTTGAGATACAAAACATCGACAAGGAGTTTAAACGAGAATGTCGAAATCGAGCTTTAGAGCAGGCTCAAAAAGTCGCTGAAGATAATAACAAACTGAAAAGAG AGAAACGACAACACCTGCAAAGGGAGGCAGTGAGAGAACAAATTAATATCAACACGGCTacgttaaataaaatagatgCGGTACGAAATGCGCACCGTAAGGAAGCTATGCAACAATTTGAAGAGTGGAGGTCAAAAGCAGAGTTACCATTATTATCTAATGTTGAAGGAGAAATACAAGAAAACAGGAAGGCTTATAA acCACCGTTAAAGTGGTTTAAAGACAATGACAACACGTTAAGGTCTCGACCAATGACTAccgaagaaatatttaataataattcatccTCAAAAGAATTCGAGTCTacgataaaagaagaaagaaataatgaaaagaaaatcgtgGAAATACAATCGGAAATCGAAACTTCGAACAGCAATGTTAAAACGAAAacgttaataaaagaaaatagttCCTTTAATGACGCCAATTGTTCCAATGAGGATTCCGAATCGGATTATGAATTAAGATCAAACAGTAAAAAAATGGACAAAgatgtttcaaataaattttatacgaaaaaaaaaagacccGGACTGGAATCTGTAAAAGCTGCCATAGAAGGGAGGCTCGTGAGGAAAAGCAGTATATTTGAAGAACCATCGAAGTCGGTACCGTTACCAAGAAGAAATGGTACGATTAATGTCACATTTTCAGAACGAGCGTTCCCGACTCCTGCTAGAGAAAGTCATCACCTAGAAGAACAAGAA TGGTTACAAAAGCAAGCAGAGGCAAGGCGCAAAATTGGTTTCGATACGAAGGACCTGCGATCGGAAGAACGCGATCCACAGTGGTTGAAAGATAAGGGAGA CGAGTTTTTCAAGGTTGGCAACTACCTAGGAGCTATCAGCGCCTATTCGTATGGGATTCAAATTAGCGATAAAATGGTATCGCTTTATGTGAACAGATCAGCAGCTCATTACGCGTTAGGAAATTACTGTAGATGTATAGAAGATTGTTCGAAA GCACTAGAACTAATGGAACCGAAATGCGAAAGTAACCGCGAGTCAAGGGCCAGGTGTCACGCTCGACGAGGTGCAGCGCTTTGCAAATTATCCTCGCCTCAACATGGTATTCCTGAGCTAGAGGCTGCTCTGAAATTAACACCGGATAATGAAAGCATAAAGCGCGACGTGCTGGCCGCGAAACAATACTTCCAGCTAAAAGATTAA
- the LOC117606954 gene encoding uncharacterized protein LOC117606954 — translation MKSRSFRFYLFKLMILIPLTLDNMVPSAANESYHRSGRRINLTHAVKMSQKFVCKEPQSRAYNLRDLMWDIHQNSGESPVKPVYIVLKRCDGHSGCCTSPDMSCSPMRSAIYYDEIEIEVSSLVLGNTIPRWIRVEQHGKCFCDVTTVNERYQQEFQWPNVTLV, via the coding sequence ATGAAAAGTAGATCGTTCAGGTTTTACCTGTTCAAGTTGATGATACTTATACCATTGACACTGGACAACATGGTACCATCAGCGGCGAACGAGAGTTATCATCGAAGCGGTCGAAGGATAAACTTAACTCACGCGGTGAAGATGTCCCAAAAGTTTGTCTGCAAAGAACCACAATCCCGAGCGTACAACCTGAGGGATCTGATGTGGGATATTCATCAAAATTCCGGGGAGAGCCCGGTAAAACCTGTCTACATTGTTTTGAAACGTTGCGACGGACACTCGGGATGCTGTACGAGCCCCGACATGAGCTGTTCACCGATGCGATCAGCGATCTATTACGACGAGATCGAAATCGAAGTCTCTAGTTTGGTACTTGGGAACACGATTCCCCGATGGATCAGAGTCGAGCAACACGGTAAATGTTTCTGCGATGTTACCACGGTCAATGAACGGTATCAACAGGAATTTCAATGGCCTAACGTAACTCTGGTTTGa
- the LOC117606951 gene encoding dynein axonemal assembly factor 4 isoform X1, protein MPSINIKDYNWRQNSEFLILNVPIRGHPRKVDLFVIDNYAKISFPPFILELFLWANVVEKESKCTITDQEAILTLRKTNIGLEWPTLEIQNIDKEFKRECRNRALEQAQKVAEDNNKLKREKRQHLQREAVREQININTATLNKIDAVRNAHRKEAMQQFEEWRSKAELPLLSNVEGEIQENRKAYKPPLKWFKDNDNTLRSRPMTTEEIFNNNSSSKEFESTIKEERNNEKKIVEIQSEIETSNSNVKTKTLIKENSSFNDANCSNEDSESDYELRSNSKKMDKDVSNKFYTKKKRPGLESVKAAIEGRLVRKSSIFEEPSKSVPLPRRNGTINVTFSERAFPTPARESHHLEEQEWLQKQAEARRKIGFDTKDLRSEERDPQWLKDKGDEFFKVGNYLGAISAYSYGIQISDKMVSLYVNRSAAHYALGNYCRCIEDCSKVIQVTIRCLHRMEHILSSSIVLFQALELMEPKCESNRESRARCHARRGAALCKLSSPQHGIPELEAALKLTPDNESIKRDVLAAKQYFQLKD, encoded by the exons ATGCCgagtataaatattaaagactACAATTGGCGGCAAAATTCAGAGTTCCTGATATTAAACGTACCTATAAGAGGCCATCCAAGAAAAGTGGATTTGTTCGTGATTGATAATTATGCGAAG ATAAGCTTTCCACCGTTCATATTGGAACTGTTTCTATGGGCTAATGTTGTTGAGAAGGAAAGTAAGTGCACCATAACCGATCAAGAGGCAATACTTACTCTGCGCAAGACAAATATCGGCTTAGAATGGCCCACTCTTGAGATACAAAACATCGACAAGGAGTTTAAACGAGAATGTCGAAATCGAGCTTTAGAGCAGGCTCAAAAAGTCGCTGAAGATAATAACAAACTGAAAAGAG AGAAACGACAACACCTGCAAAGGGAGGCAGTGAGAGAACAAATTAATATCAACACGGCTacgttaaataaaatagatgCGGTACGAAATGCGCACCGTAAGGAAGCTATGCAACAATTTGAAGAGTGGAGGTCAAAAGCAGAGTTACCATTATTATCTAATGTTGAAGGAGAAATACAAGAAAACAGGAAGGCTTATAA acCACCGTTAAAGTGGTTTAAAGACAATGACAACACGTTAAGGTCTCGACCAATGACTAccgaagaaatatttaataataattcatccTCAAAAGAATTCGAGTCTacgataaaagaagaaagaaataatgaaaagaaaatcgtgGAAATACAATCGGAAATCGAAACTTCGAACAGCAATGTTAAAACGAAAacgttaataaaagaaaatagttCCTTTAATGACGCCAATTGTTCCAATGAGGATTCCGAATCGGATTATGAATTAAGATCAAACAGTAAAAAAATGGACAAAgatgtttcaaataaattttatacgaaaaaaaaaagacccGGACTGGAATCTGTAAAAGCTGCCATAGAAGGGAGGCTCGTGAGGAAAAGCAGTATATTTGAAGAACCATCGAAGTCGGTACCGTTACCAAGAAGAAATGGTACGATTAATGTCACATTTTCAGAACGAGCGTTCCCGACTCCTGCTAGAGAAAGTCATCACCTAGAAGAACAAGAA TGGTTACAAAAGCAAGCAGAGGCAAGGCGCAAAATTGGTTTCGATACGAAGGACCTGCGATCGGAAGAACGCGATCCACAGTGGTTGAAAGATAAGGGAGA CGAGTTTTTCAAGGTTGGCAACTACCTAGGAGCTATCAGCGCCTATTCGTATGGGATTCAAATTAGCGATAAAATGGTATCGCTTTATGTGAACAGATCAGCAGCTCATTACGCGTTAGGAAATTACTGTAGATGTATAGAAGATTGTTCGAAAGTAATCCAAGTTACAATAAGATGTCTACATAGAATGGAACATATACTAAGTTCATCTATTGTATTATTTCAGGCACTAGAACTAATGGAACCGAAATGCGAAAGTAACCGCGAGTCAAGGGCCAGGTGTCACGCTCGACGAGGTGCAGCGCTTTGCAAATTATCCTCGCCTCAACATGGTATTCCTGAGCTAGAGGCTGCTCTGAAATTAACACCGGATAATGAAAGCATAAAGCGCGACGTGCTGGCCGCGAAACAATACTTCCAGCTAAAAGATTAA
- the LOC117606955 gene encoding uncharacterized protein LOC117606955, producing the protein MRSFILLLFSIHLAFAMIGRHHRDSGFLNHVQLVHEFRCSMPQARAVPVSELLTVGPNPDEVFYPASTVLTRCNGAGCCPDPKQICAPIEARNVSLVFMVKHTIDRQRDRHHEVIHALEHTKCGCVDKKMIEFD; encoded by the exons ATGAGAAGCTTcattttactattattttctattcatCTTGCTTTTGCTATGATTGGCAGACATCATAG AGATAGTGGATTTTTGAATCACGTACAATTAGTACATGAATTTCGATGCTCCATGCCTCAAGCAAGAGCTGTACCAGTGTCAGAACTTCTAACTGTTGGTCCTAATCCCGACGAAGTTTTCTATCCTGCCTCCACCGTCCTAACGCGTTGCAACGGAGCTGGATGTTGCCCAGATCCTAAGCAAATTTGTGCACCCATCGAGGCTAGAAACGTTAGTCTCGTTTTCATGGTGAAACACACGATCGATCGACAACGAGACAGGCATCACGAAGTGATACACGCCTTGGAACACACGAAATGCGGATGTGTTGATAAGAAAATGATCGAGTTCGATTGA